The stretch of DNA TGCTCTTATATACAATGATAAATTGATAACGCATGTTATTAATTACAACCCGTGCATTttctgcacgggtttaaaactagtgtcATTACATACCTCACCtatcaacccacaattaaacccacattGACATACTCCAcctattttttttctctctttaccCCTatttttaccctcttttcttaaaaaccccATTTTTTTTACAATGTTatcattggtctggtatggagggagtattaaactaaagtaaaaaataaaaacaaaaataacctcAAGCCAAAATTCTTATTTAAGCCGAAAATatttttcttaaatttacaaAGGGTCAAATATTTTAAATAGGACGAAAGTAATATATACGAGGATTAACAAAATATTCATCCCAAATTTAATCTTAAAtgaaagggactaattaaaccaGTAATAGTCTTGTTTGTGACCTTCACAAACTTATGACCTCTCACAATCCCTTttccacttgctctcccactTGCTTTTCCACTTGCTCCTCATGAGAGATCACAAATTTATGACGGAATAGTGCCGTTACAAACGAGAATTTGCGTTAAACCATGAGAAATGGAGTCCAAAAAGAGGATCTTAATGGGCGAGTTAGAAATATTTGGTGCAGATAGCCCCTGCCAAAAGCCTTACAACTCCATATTGTCAGATGTCTTCATCCATCTTTCTGACATAACACATACTCTGATTACTCTCCAGTCTCCCCTCTCTTCTTTCTCCCTGACAACTTTTACTCATCAGTTATGAGTTATGACTACACATTTTCTTTCATTCACCATTTCCATCTCCCTTCCTCTCTGTCATATTCATTGTTTTGTCTTCGTACTATTCACTACATTTACACTCTTCCCTCCATTCATCCCCCCTTGTTccttttttcaactttttctgtTTCCGTATTTACGGTGCAATTGAGACACTGAGTTAATGTTGTTGTTCCTTTTTTTCCAACTTTTCCGACTTGATGTTTCCTGCCCTTTTTAACAACTTCCTCCCATATTCCACTGTTCGGTCCAAATTCACTACATTTTTCATATTCCCGTCACGTTTTTGGTTAAATGTAGTGAATTGAACCGAACAGAGGAAATATATCTTTTACTTTTAGTCCCTTTCCAATTTCTCATCTCTCATTAAATATGTGACATGACAAATTACAATAACATACCATAACTACAAAACTAacctgtcaaaaataaataaTCGACGATTTGAAGTAATTTGTCGAAAACAACCTTAAGATAATCACATTATTAACCAAAATTGTAATCATAATTAACAAAAGTTATGATCCTTTGTTTTAAACTGAAGGGTCTAAGTAACTGACAACTGTAAGGTAAAGATGGAAAAAAGAGAGATTAAATCAGAGCCATTGATGAAACATTGTCTTGGGAAAAGTGATATAAACAAAAGCTTTTACTGCAGGTCTAATGCAATTTCTGATAGTAATAAGTGTCAGAAAGACAGTAATAATGTGAAGATTGAAGTTGTTGATGATCATGATTTTGATCATGTGGTGGAGAATAGTGTAGGGTGCAGGAATCCTTCAGTAGTCAGCATCACAGTAAATCAGTTGAAACAACTAGAGTTACaattgattatatttaactatttTGTTTGGGGTTTACCTGTTCCTCTTCATTTTCTCAGAAGTTTATCTCCCTCTTTTATTCACAATTCATGTGAGTCTCCCCCCTCTTGtaagtttattttatttctttcatTCCGTCTTAATCTTTTGTTTATGTTTGATTAAAATATGCTTCATATAgaataaaaagtaaacaaatgatttagACGAAGCGGGTTATGGTTTGctaattatttgtttatctttagtTAAAATACgtttcacaaagaataaaaaggtaaacaaatgatttacacgaaGTGGGTATTGTTTTATTGAGTTACATTTTCATGTGGGTTATGGTTTCCTTTTGCTAGTGTAGCTCTTGTTGAAcggatcatttgtttacctttggttaaAATACGTTTCACAAAGAgcaaaaaggtaaacaaatgatttagACGAAGTGGgtattgttttatttagttacaTTTTCATGTGGATTGTGGTTTCCTTATTCTAGTGTAGCTCTTGTTGAatggatcatttgtttacctttggtaaAATACGCTTCACAAAGaacaaaaaggtaaacaaatgatttagACGAAGTGGGTATTTTTTTATTCAGTTACATTTTCATATGGGTTATGGTTTCCTTTTCTAGTGTAGCTCTTGTTGAGTTGTTGTTATCATGTTGGTCTTTGTGGGTTTTTAGTTTTTACTTTAAGTTGCATGTTACAAATGACCTGAGTTTCTATGATTTGTACCCCCTTCTTGGGGCTTTTTTAACACACTTTAATAAAGGTCTTTACTCTTTACTAAAGAAGTTTGTGTACATTGAACCTCCAAAACCCGCCATCAGCGGAAATTTTCCGATTTAAGTGTGTTTTCTTTGCTGTAAATGGAGTCACCAAGGTAGTTTTTGATGCTGATGGGTTCAAATTAGATCATGTGTTCCGCCACTTGATGAACTAAACTGCTAAGCTAGCCGATATCTTTAAGGATTAGTGCATTTTTAAAGGTTATAATGCTTCCTATTCTAGAACTGCGTGTGCTAATGTTATTTTTATGCATATGTTACAACAGTAAACGCCTTTCGGGCTATGAATCTGTATCTTAAGGTGAGTTCCTTCTGAATTCGAGTTCTTATTCAGTTAAAGTTGCGGCAATTGATATTCAGGAGCTTGTTTTGGCTAGAACTTTGATGAATCATTTTTACAGTAGGATGAGTTCAGGATTTTTGCTTTTGTGACAATCTTTTTTCCTGTTTCGTGTTGAAACTTCATCTGAATACCTTAAAAGTTCACCATGTCATACTGTAAGACAGTTTTACCCAAGACGTTTTGTTTAGATTCTTATGTGGATAATTTCTGATGTCGGAATGCTGTCCAGGGGAAAGCATCTGTAATCAAGGTACTAATTGTCGAGAATTGATGGAGGCTGAGCCAGGGAGATGCAGGAGGACCGATGGGAAGAAATGGAGGTGTTATCAATCTGTAGTTCCTAATGAAAAGTATTGCATAAAACACATGCATCGAGGCAGGAAGCGTTCAAGAAAGCTCGTGGAAGATGTCCCTACAAACACCCCAACTGTGAATGAAGAAAAGCCTGGTAAAAATACTGAGAGTAGCCCTGGTTTTGAAGTGGCAGCTATGCATAGTATGGAATCCAACCCTCGGAATGAGCTGAGTAAGGATGCGATTAAAGCTCCGAGCTATGAAAAGGTAGAGACAAGCAATGAGGAAAAGCATGACATTGTTGTGAAAGAAAGGATTGCTGCCATTAACCTTGCTTTGGGACTGGATTTATCCCCATCGGAAAATGTTAGCCAAGATGGTAGGTCTTAACTCTTAATACTCAACCCTTAATTGTTAATTTCGATTATGCATGCATCCGTGATTATGGATTTTGTACGATGTTCTATTGAAAAAGCTGAGACGAGTTTTGTTGCGCTTCTGCCACAAATTTTGAAATGCAGCACACATTCTTTAAAAACACCATCTCATGCAAGCTGTTGGTGTGAGACAGCTCCATCTACTTGCTCGTCTTCATTGATATTACATGTCTGAATGTCTCACAATTTCTTTGTGAGACGATTTCTCACGAGACAAACTGAATTTAGAATTATTGTGTCATTTTTCATTGTTTTTGAGATTATTGCCTCCCTGGTCATTCATTTGCTGGGATGCTACTTTCGGTTTTGCTAACTAATTTGTGTTTCATTTTTACGTTGTTGTCTTACGCTTCTTCTATTCTTCACTGCTTTAATGCTTGTGACGATGTCTTGTTATAGAATTAGACTCCGTAGCTATCATAGCGCTTGGACATAATTTTAGGTAAGGCGGCTAATTGGTAAGATAGGATGATTATTTCTCAAGGGCCTTGCTAACAGTCAGAGGCAATTCTAGGATTCAGTGGACGGGGGTGCGAAAAATTAACGAAATTACGGAAATTGCGGAAATATTTATATAATGAGAAATCTGGTTCTAACATAATAATTTCTTGTGTGATTGGGAAAAATATACACAACACAAATGGTAAAAAACTCATTGAATATAAAATGTTCAAACGACACACAACCACTAGACCAACATAATTAATATGTCTCTtaattacacaaaattatactTATTTTTTAACAAAGGGGGTGCGCGGGTGCATCCCCTGCACCCCCTCCATAATCGCCACTGCTAACAGTTCCTTGATAGTAGCTAGGGTTGGTTGTCTGATGGTCTCTTCTGTTTATCTCTGATTAATTCATCTTGAAATTCTTACGAAGGTCGGAGGTGCTCGGAAGCTGAACTCTCAGTAAAGGCTCAACGAAAAACACTGCAAAGATGTAGTAGGACAGATGGGAGGAAATGGCAGTGTCACAACGAAGCTCTGCCGTCTAGCAAGTACTGTGCACAACACCATAACAGAGGCGTAAAGAAGCTGGCCTTTTCAccttcagaccagaaatcatctGGGCCGAAGCAGGATATAATGGGCATGGGCATCGGCATGGGCCTGGATATGGATCTGAAAATCTCGCTTCCCACGAATCTGTCTGATCCAAGGCCCAACGTGAGAGTTGGCGCGACTAATCATTGTAGTAgcagtagcagcagcagcagcagcagtgaTCCAAGCACTGAGACTACGATAAGTGACGACATTGCATATATGTCGAATCTGGTTGCTGTTTCTCCTAGAATTCAGTAGTAGATTTGTTTTTAAAACTAAATGTTATCTTCATGTATATATTTAGCATGTCGAATCTGGTCGCTGTTATCAACATGTAGTCATGTATACATTTGCAGGAAGATGAGGTTTGAACTTTGGTTTATTCTGCATGAATTTGGCATATATATTTGATAAACATGATGTTGAAAACACCGTGAGATAATCCATTGCAGCCTGAAATTAGCTGATGGACAGACTTCTTTAATCCTGACCTGATATTCCTGAAGTCCCGAACATAGCCCCTCAACCAGAGTACCCCCTATGCCCGGTGGTTTATCCACTGCGCATCAAAGGTAACGGTTACGGGTTCcctcgtcaaaaaaaaaaaaaaaaaaatcccgcTTAGCTGACGGTCTGAGAAGATTGCATCAGGCAATAACCCTACAAAAAGCGATCACGTACAAGTTAAAGCGGTTTAAGAGTGAATTCTAATTAAAGTATTATTACCATATTCAATTCTAATTCCTTTACTATATTTTTTATTTCCTGCGTGTCCCCA from Silene latifolia isolate original U9 population chromosome 10, ASM4854445v1, whole genome shotgun sequence encodes:
- the LOC141605179 gene encoding growth-regulating factor 9-like isoform X1, translating into MEKREIKSEPLMKHCLGKSDINKSFYCRSNAISDSNKCQKDSNNVKIEVVDDHDFDHVVENSVGCRNPSVVSITVNQLKQLELQLIIFNYFVWGLPVPLHFLRSLSPSFIHNSCESPPSWESICNQGTNCRELMEAEPGRCRRTDGKKWRCYQSVVPNEKYCIKHMHRGRKRSRKLVEDVPTNTPTVNEEKPGKNTESSPGFEVAAMHSMESNPRNELSKDAIKAPSYEKVETSNEEKHDIVVKERIAAINLALGLDLSPSENVSQDGRRCSEAELSVKAQRKTLQRCSRTDGRKWQCHNEALPSSKYCAQHHNRGVKKLAFSPSDQKSSGPKQDIMGMGIGMGLDMDLKISLPTNLSDPRPNVRVGATNHCSSSSSSSSSSDPSTETTISDDIAYMSNLVAVSPRIQ
- the LOC141605179 gene encoding growth-regulating factor 9-like isoform X2; protein product: MEKREIKSEPLMKHCLGKSDINKSFYCRSNAISDSNKCQKDSNNVKIEVVDDHDFDHVVENSVGCRNPSVVSITVNQLKQLELQLIIFNYFVWGLPVPLHFLRSLSPSFIHNSWESICNQGTNCRELMEAEPGRCRRTDGKKWRCYQSVVPNEKYCIKHMHRGRKRSRKLVEDVPTNTPTVNEEKPGKNTESSPGFEVAAMHSMESNPRNELSKDAIKAPSYEKVETSNEEKHDIVVKERIAAINLALGLDLSPSENVSQDGRRCSEAELSVKAQRKTLQRCSRTDGRKWQCHNEALPSSKYCAQHHNRGVKKLAFSPSDQKSSGPKQDIMGMGIGMGLDMDLKISLPTNLSDPRPNVRVGATNHCSSSSSSSSSSDPSTETTISDDIAYMSNLVAVSPRIQ